The genome window TGAACATCGCCCTAACATGTTCATTCTCAGCCGCCATAAGGTAGTATTGCTCAGCCTTTGGAATGTTCTTGAACTCGAGATGATATAACAATGCAAGGTTGAACATGGC of Ignavibacteriota bacterium contains these proteins:
- a CDS encoding SEL1-like repeat protein, with the protein product MGSLANLYKGELKDLHKAEEYYLKAVEAGDVVAMFNLALLYHLEFKNIPKAEQYYLMAAENEHVRAMF